ACCATTTCATCGTAATGCTCATTAGATCAAGCCATTTATCTTCATTTTTTTCTATGTTTCTTCTAGTTTTGCGGTACTTTAATTAGAACTGCTACTCCTCCGTCACAGCAGAAGAACAATGTCCCCATCTTTAGGTTGGAAGAACGCGCTGAAAAACGAAAAGACGTAGATAATGTATATTCATCATAAATTGTTTGggattcaaattttttattcatCAAAGCATGATGTGAATGTTGGTATTTGATCTTGCTTATCAGTTCTTTTCAAAGATAGAAGAGAAAATACATGCCAACAGGAACTGCCTGTCTTTTTATCTTCTGGGTTTCGACAACAGGAAAATCAATATGCAGAAATAAAGCAACTGAGAAAGAGTTTGACGGTCAAAGCTATGCCTATGCCAAGTTTCTACAAAGAACCCCCTGCAAAAGTTGAGCTGAAGAAGGTAATAACTACCATGAGTACTGTATTTTCCACTGATTCTTGCTTAAAATCAGAGGTGTTCTTTTACATTTGATAGTTACTCAAGTAAATGAAATACCGATGAGAGATTTCAAAGAAGTAGCTCGAACTTCAGTACTATGACGATCATCATACAGCGTAGCGTGTATATATGAAAATTATGATTAGTTTTTCAATGTGATAATCGGTTGCCGACTACTCGCCCAGTATCGCCCAAGCTAGGAAGGAACAAGGTCTTTTGCCCCCATGTCTAGCAATGCCCACGACAACGGCGGTACGCATCTCAGCCAACAAATGACTAGAGGGGATGCCAAATTGCAAAAGGTCCCCCTAAGAAATTGTGAAAAGGGCAATGCTATTTTGAAGAAATTCATCAAGAACTCCATAGCTAAGGCTCAATCTTGTGAATCCTCAACTccaagaaaaatgaaaattgcCGAAACAGAAAACTTGGAAGAAACACAAAATCGGCCTCATTGCATTGAAGAATCGCTGGAGGAGCCAATACAGGAAGGGGGTGAAAAGACTCGCACCTATGATCTTGGCTAGAATCTTGCTCCAAAAAATTCCGAGGGGCATTCCTGCTGTAGTCGTTGAAGAGTAAAAGATTCAAATTCTTCAAACGGAGTTTTTCATGGCCTTGTATCATAAAGCTACATTTTGTATGTAATGTTAATGTTTGGGATATATATCATATGTGTTCCATACCTTTCAATcatttataatatataagttTTAAGGGGTGTATTTAACTGTTATCTGTATGGCGTGGCTGTAAGCAATGCTCTATTTTCATATTCCAACAATAGCTGTTTTCTTTTTGGTAACCCAAACATACGAGCTTCGTCCGACTAATTCCCGAGGAAACAATAGCTGTTTCTTGGTTACGTTATTCGAAGGTGATTGGTGGAGCGACCATGGGTGGTCTTTGCTGCTAAATCTTTACACGAACATAATAAAAAGATCTAGATGTTCAGTTCCTTAATTCCTAATATGAATTGCTTGACGAGTTCAAAAGTATGCATAAATCGCATTTTATATAGTGAGAATTTGACAAATATTAGCTTATTGACGTAGTTAGATATGGACAGTCACAGCTTGTCTTTGTTCTTACGTCaacctttttattttatttttatttttcgtgGCTTGTAAAATTATCTGCAGCCATGTATATACAGTTTGCATCTCCAAAAGTATTCATCGAGAATTATTCAATGTCAATCCCTGCATGCATGCAAGACCACCACCTGGAGGAGAACATGGCGGCTGGAATTCAGCAGCTTGAACATATTTCTAAAGTTTACCACCAAAATTCTCCATCAAATCGACACATTAGCAAAATCTATGGAATTATTGATGTTCAAAATCAACACATATCTTTGTTTAAATCTATCGATCTTTCTACTATAATATTCCAACCCAATTAAACCATATACACGTACCAAAATCAGGTGACACATTCATGCATGTGTAGGAACATGGTATCATAACCATTACAAAAGCGGCTAAAAATTAATTGTAGCACAGGTAGTGATTTAGAGTTTTTGCCCACTATTTTTTTTGTAGTTGCTGGTTATTTTAGTACACGCTGAAATCgtttattaatttattgatGTCAAGAGGTAAAATAAGAGCCATCATGTTTATGAGGTTGAATGGCACAGGTGAATTTATTAATACCTGGAGAAAGTAACAGCACCAATCCTAAAATGCAGCCTAGAATAGCCAGTTTGAATAATCTTTTTGCCCTTCCccatcaaaccatgtctggtgGACATGCATCCAAGTAAGCCCTTGTGCAACACTCATATCCTGTAGGTAAAACAATCATAAGTAAAAGGAAAGAAATGGATCCAATTCAGCATAAAATGTAGTTCAGAATTTTCTACCTTAGAGCTCAACAAAACAGTGGTGAGACAACATTTTCGCTCTTCGCCTGCATAATACAACCAGCACTCGGTAAAATCAAGAAAGGCACCAGAATTAGAGATGGCATCTGTTTCTACTCCTAAACTTTAGCGTGAcataaaaatcaagaaaaaggcTTCAATTTCAATGGATGCTTGAGTAAAACGCCAGCCAGCGGGGAAATCGAGATTTACCAAATTGCTCCCATTTCTTGAATTTGACAAGCCACGAGTCTGAACCAATCTGTACGGGTAAAACCTGATCCACCCAAACCCGGAAAATTTTCCCTTGTTTATCACCGTAACACGTTTTAAGCAAGTTTACACAGTCATGAAGAGATTGCTCAATGCCAGATGGATGAATGAAAATCCCGGATGGTGACTGCAAAAGAAAGCAGATAGTGAAGCTCGATTGCTATACCTTACCAGGAAATTCAAAGAAATAAGCTCCAACACTGGTTTTGTCCTAGTAGGACAGCAATACAAACTGTCGATACAAGGAAAAAAAACAATGAAAGAATGACACCATCATATTTAAGAGTGAAGCTGATTATAAACACATCAGTTTTTTCAACTTTGTTCGAGCCACGGCTGCTTCAGAGTTTAAGTTCAAATCCAAAAATACTGAGGATAACAAAAAAAACACAGATCTGGATACAGAGAGTGCAACCTTCCGGTTGATAAAATATATTTGGCCCATACACTTGACAACATAGATTTTCAAACTGAAACTCACAAACTAATCATCTATGGGCAACTTGGCATGTCTTGGGTCAtataataaaagaaaatatgATGTGACTTATCCTCTTTCacatttctttttcttctaCAGAAACAAACCAACATCAGGCTGATTTAACAAAGATAACAAACGTCTTCGATATTCTTATCTATCCTGGGGTCATTTATTCTGGCCAAGAATAAGAACAAAAGTCATTTCAGTCTCAAATTAATACCAGTTGTCAACATTTAAATGGTAATGAATAAAAAGCTCATCACCAGAGTGAATAACACAAGAACCtacaaaaataaacataaatatcacGCTCCCAGACTTCATGCGGCATAGAATCTGGCAACATTTGATtctcactcacacacacacgcgGAGAACAGATTAACAGTAACCCCAAAGCATGCAAGCAATGTGTGCATAAAGATAGAGTTACATCGAGAAACGAACATACACAAACAGCTTTCAGATTTGCCAAATACAACTCCGAACTTTGAACTTCAGCACGTCTCCATCTCTCATAAAACATGTAAAATTTCACAACTTCATAAGCAGGATCAAAGTTATCCATCTTAGAGCTGGACAGATCTGTATCATCTCTGGGAGATGTACTTGGACCAAGGTTAAAATGACCAATAGCTTGTATAATACCAGCCGCACATCTCTCCGTTGCATGTATTATTTTAGAATTATCCTTTGCATTGGCAGCATGCCACTGTAATAATTCTTCCTGGGCATTACTGACCTGTaggaggttttttttttttttttaaaaaaaaaaagctttCAGAAACTAATTGCCATAATCTTGAGATTCCATCGAGGGGAAGCAAACAGTAGCAAATATTTTGTGAAACACTGACCATGACACCATAAACGTCTGGAATGCTAAAGAGTTCAGCATCATTTCCAGAGTCGCCACAAACAAGTGTATTGTCTGGCATTTTCCCCTCAGACTTGAACTTCTTAAGCAAATAAGCAAGTGCCTGCCCTTTGCCAGCACCTCGTGGCAATATGTCGAGGTCCATTCCCCCACTATAAATAATTTTGACATCCAACTGGAAATCAAAGAGCCGAGAGGTGAGGGACTAAGCCAAAAAGAAGAATGCTGAATAAAATTGCTTCTCTCCAgtgaaataaaataacaagATTTTGCATAAATATAACATAGTTGAACTTGACATGGTAACACATAAATGGGAAATAGTTATCATACCCCACGTTCTTCCAAGCGAATTGAAAGAGCCTTCATAATCTCCTGAGCCTTGTCTTTCTGAACATAAAAGCTTACTTTGTGTAACCGTTGCTCTGTTTCCGACTGCAATGCCACAAAATGTTTAGATAGACCATATATTCCCATACAAACCTTACTGACCATGTGGTATTTTCAATTCATATAAATCAATCTGTATGCTGTATCTATGACAATACCTGAAGTTTAAGTTCAGAAATTTTTTTGGTCTCTTCAGATACAATGTTTCTGTCCCAATTATGATTTAAGAATTCAACCCAGCCTTCATCTGGTACCATAGAGTTTCCATATGTTATTTCTGTTCCAACTGACAATATTGTGATATCAGGGGTTAGCAGCGGCTTCTCTTTCCTTAGCTCCTTGTATAATGTGGGTGACCTTCCAGTTGAAAACACCAACAAGGAATTTTCACGATAATTGGATTCCCACAAGCCATTGAATCTAAGAAGCGAGAGGTTCTCGGGATCATGATGGTCAACCTGAATTATACAGTCTCATTTGTTCAATCCACATAAGCTGGATAATAAAAGCAAAAACTTACCATCGTatggtcaagatccgagacaaTCATGAGACGTGCAGCACCAGAAAGCCTGTCCATGCTTATCCTAAGGTTAGGTTCAATCTGTAAATAAATAGGCGACAATGAGGGGAAAAAGTAATAAAAAAACTAATTTCATCACCACTCATTTTTAAACAACATTTTCTTCTTGACAATAATACAACTAAAAGACGTAACACGTTCTATACATTTTA
This is a stretch of genomic DNA from Primulina eburnea isolate SZY01 chromosome 11, ASM2296580v1, whole genome shotgun sequence. It encodes these proteins:
- the LOC140805006 gene encoding sucrose-phosphatase 2-like; protein product: MARISSSSMPPYLTLQLFRFPSSANIPISSRFFLARFSSTTVTAAAAVTQIEPNLRISMDRLSGAARLMIVSDLDHTMVDHHDPENLSLLRFNGLWESNYRENSLLVFSTGRSPTLYKELRKEKPLLTPDITILSVGTEITYGNSMVPDEGWVEFLNHNWDRNIVSEETKKISELKLQSETEQRLHKVSFYVQKDKAQEIMKALSIRLEERGLDVKIIYSGGMDLDILPRGAGKGQALAYLLKKFKSEGKMPDNTLVCGDSGNDAELFSIPDVYGVMVSNAQEELLQWHAANAKDNSKIIHATERCAAGIIQAIGHFNLGPSTSPRDDTDLSSSKMDNFDPAYEVVKFYMFYERWRRAEVQSSELYLANLKAVCSPSGIFIHPSGIEQSLHDCVNLLKTCYGDKQGKIFRVWVDQVLPVQIGSDSWLVKFKKWEQFGEERKCCLTTVLLSSKDMSVAQGLTWMHVHQTWFDGEGQKDYSNWLF